ACTTGTGTGTCGGAGGCGGGTAGAGGGGAGACGAACGAAGAAGGCACATAAATAATAGTTATAGTCCTAACAAGATGACACATGATTTAGTGGTAGCCGTAGCCGTGGCCGTAGCCGTGGCCGTAGCCTCCTCCGTAGTATCCGCCGAAACCAACGGCAGCAACCTTAGCGACGGCGGGGGCAGCGACGACAGCGGGGGCGTGGTAAGCGGGGGCAGCGGCAACGGCGACGGGGGCGACGGCGGCCTTAACGGCGTGGGGGGTCTGGTAGACGGCTCCAGCGGGGTGGGAGGCGGCGGTTCCGGGCTCGTTGGTCTTCACGGAGGCGCGGAAGCCGTGGCCGTCGGCGACGTAGTGCACGCTACGGTGGCGGCCGTAGTTGTCGGTGAAGCTGTAGGATCCAACGCGGTTGTTGTGGGCATCAGCAACCTCGTGGCGGCTCTGGTGGTTACCGTGTCCATCGTTGACCTCATAGCCGAATTTGTAGGGCTGGGCAGCCTGCATCAAAGAAGAGGAAAGTGTCAGAGCAGTGGGGTGTCCTGAGCTATACGAACTACGTGGTCAGTTGTGCTGACCTGTTGATCTAATGCTCAGTCACCGCTGTGCTTTGTGTATAGAGACGAACCTCAAAATACTGATTTCCTGCTACTGTAACGTGAGCATCGTTGGCCTAAAAGATTGAGTGCCACTGTGGGATTCGTTTCACTTAAGTGTTAAAGGCACCATTAATGGCTTAGTTGTCTGAAATGTTTCCGACTCATCCAGGCCTGTCTGAAGCAGTAAAGTAAACCATTTGCCTAACAGCCCCTGTCATCAAACCTATGCTTGTTTCTTCGTCTTCAATTGCGGTGATCACTGACGCCCAATCGACGTTGCTCCTTTTAGGAATGTGAGCTGAGAGTGCTGATGCCGATACTTACATAAACGTCCTGGACAACGGCCTTGGCAACGACGGGGGCGGCAACAGCCTTGACGACaggggcagcagcaacagccacAGGGGCAGCG
The Amblyomma americanum isolate KBUSLIRL-KWMA chromosome 3, ASM5285725v1, whole genome shotgun sequence genome window above contains:
- the LOC144125548 gene encoding uncharacterized protein LOC144125548, with the translated sequence MFAQLLVLALASAAYAGFAGPAVAVGGYGGHLGYGGYGGYGGYGGYGGYGFGGYGHAVAAPVAVAAAPVVKAVAAPVVAKAVVQDVYAAQPYKFGYEVNDGHGNHQSRHEVADAHNNRVGSYSFTDNYGRHRSVHYVADGHGFRASVKTNEPGTAASHPAGAVYQTPHAVKAAVAPVAVAAAPAYHAPAVVAAPAVAKVAAVGFGGYYGGGYGHGYGHGYGYH